In Methanolobus chelungpuianus, a genomic segment contains:
- a CDS encoding geranylgeranyl reductase family protein, which produces MYDLIIVGGGPSGSAAARIAGKKGLKTLLIEKAAFPRYKPCGGALSEHAISFLDFELPGELIEREIFGARICFRDKVIERSKDYRLSVIVSRSKLDHFLLEKARETGIGVLNGEKVIDIKESEDCVTVRTAKASYESRYLILATGSQGTLKELVRKKDEKKEYGVCMVTEIPEANETIDRYISNAVELRFGVAGMGYGWIFPHERHYSVGTGGLASLLPDPRGTMKQYLQDNNFNGNYKLNGHVIPCGGYKRKLVNRRMMLVGDAAGFVDAFTGEGLAYAIRSGQIAGEVVADALASGEGPASLKGYEDKCHSEFGKHLRYSLYFASIMHRFPERAFSIFTREASVVDRFLEVVAFRMDYRQYMKWLIINFKPRWFLKRKSVEFE; this is translated from the coding sequence ATGTATGACCTTATAATAGTAGGTGGCGGCCCTTCCGGCTCCGCTGCAGCCAGAATAGCAGGAAAGAAAGGCCTGAAAACCTTACTGATCGAAAAGGCAGCATTCCCAAGGTACAAACCCTGCGGAGGCGCCCTTTCCGAACATGCCATCTCATTCCTGGACTTCGAGCTTCCTGGAGAGCTTATCGAAAGAGAGATCTTCGGGGCCAGGATCTGCTTCCGCGATAAGGTCATCGAGCGTTCAAAGGATTACCGCCTCTCTGTTATTGTAAGCCGCAGCAAGCTTGATCATTTCCTTCTCGAGAAAGCCAGGGAAACAGGTATCGGAGTTCTTAACGGGGAGAAGGTCATAGACATTAAGGAAAGCGAGGACTGTGTTACAGTAAGGACTGCAAAAGCCTCCTATGAGTCCAGATACCTTATCCTGGCAACGGGCTCCCAGGGAACACTGAAGGAACTGGTCCGTAAGAAGGATGAAAAAAAGGAATATGGCGTATGCATGGTCACAGAGATACCTGAGGCCAACGAGACTATTGACAGGTACATCAGCAATGCAGTAGAACTGCGCTTCGGAGTTGCAGGAATGGGATACGGGTGGATATTCCCGCATGAGAGGCATTATTCCGTCGGTACGGGTGGGCTTGCAAGCCTGCTGCCTGACCCGAGAGGCACAATGAAGCAATACCTGCAGGATAACAACTTTAATGGCAATTACAAACTCAATGGCCATGTCATCCCCTGTGGCGGATACAAAAGGAAGCTTGTGAACAGGAGAATGATGCTCGTAGGAGATGCAGCCGGGTTTGTTGACGCTTTTACAGGAGAAGGTCTTGCCTATGCCATAAGGTCAGGACAGATAGCGGGAGAGGTCGTGGCAGATGCACTGGCCTCAGGTGAAGGACCGGCAAGCCTTAAAGGCTATGAGGACAAATGCCATTCCGAATTTGGGAAGCATCTCAGGTATTCCCTTTATTTTGCCAGCATCATGCACCGTTTTCCTGAAAGGGCCTTCAGCATATTTACCCGGGAAGCCAGTGTCGTTGACAGGTTCCTTGAAGTGGTTGCGTTCAGGATGGACTACAGACAGTATATGAAGTGGCTAATCATTAATTTCAAGCCGCGCTGGTTTCTCAAAAGAAAAAGTGTGGAATTTGAGTGA
- a CDS encoding DUF116 domain-containing protein: protein MYRLLGEIITVLILISVVLAAIALAVSRLSVNRNVWLAGFFAGVLDFFYLPLKFFFFRLSDTKVLDKWMVSLKNIANENKFAKTKNRMIIAPHCMRFLECPASSARTGIQCISCGKCVFAKLKEDAARFGYRLYIVTGSSFVKHVIKEENYDGALLIACDYELNKVMMGLKGKNIVTYGIPMSNDGCFNTGVEYWKVLQALEMFSDKSNH from the coding sequence ATGTATAGGCTTCTTGGGGAGATCATAACAGTCCTGATCCTCATTTCAGTGGTCCTGGCAGCTATCGCCCTTGCGGTCAGCAGGCTGAGCGTGAACAGGAATGTATGGCTTGCAGGCTTCTTTGCCGGGGTGCTTGATTTCTTCTACCTGCCCCTTAAGTTCTTCTTTTTCAGGCTGTCGGATACAAAGGTCCTTGATAAATGGATGGTCTCCCTGAAGAACATAGCAAATGAGAACAAATTCGCAAAAACGAAGAACCGCATGATAATAGCACCTCACTGTATGCGTTTCCTGGAATGCCCTGCATCATCCGCAAGGACCGGGATCCAGTGCATCTCCTGTGGAAAGTGCGTGTTCGCAAAACTGAAGGAAGACGCTGCAAGGTTTGGATACAGGCTTTACATTGTAACAGGCTCCTCATTCGTGAAGCATGTTATCAAAGAGGAGAATTACGACGGTGCACTTCTGATAGCATGTGACTACGAGCTTAACAAGGTCATGATGGGACTTAAGGGAAAGAACATCGTGACATACGGCATCCCCATGTCCAATGACGGGTGCTTCAATACGGGAGTCGAGTACTGGAAAGTACTTCAGGCACTGGAAATGTTCTCGGACAAATCCAATCACTGA
- a CDS encoding DUF116 domain-containing protein has translation MEIPYEILGKFFVTIALLAIAGILVALILGVYSFNKHRILFPNFVLLILYMFYGPAKFICSIFSIKETLVDEILVEVRNAVMLEKFRNTKGKRVIFLPQCMRHPKCKARCDPIIGYECRMCGLCDIGTICKAAKEHHFEVYVIPGGSFVKKIIKTQQPDSCIGVACYPELSESMQGASPFMVVQGVSLVRDGCFDTKVDVEEVIRKMEECDV, from the coding sequence ATGGAAATCCCGTACGAGATATTAGGAAAGTTCTTTGTTACCATTGCATTGCTTGCAATAGCAGGCATACTGGTTGCACTCATCCTGGGAGTGTACAGCTTCAACAAGCACAGGATACTCTTTCCAAACTTCGTCCTTTTGATACTTTACATGTTCTACGGCCCGGCCAAATTCATCTGCAGCATTTTCAGTATAAAGGAAACACTTGTTGATGAGATACTGGTCGAGGTGCGCAATGCGGTGATGCTTGAGAAGTTCAGGAACACAAAAGGTAAGCGGGTAATATTCCTGCCTCAATGCATGCGCCATCCAAAATGCAAGGCCCGCTGCGATCCCATAATCGGATATGAATGCAGGATGTGCGGCCTTTGCGATATCGGAACTATCTGCAAAGCTGCCAAAGAACACCACTTCGAAGTGTATGTGATACCTGGTGGCAGTTTTGTCAAGAAGATCATTAAGACCCAGCAGCCTGATAGTTGCATCGGAGTGGCCTGCTATCCCGAGCTCTCGGAGTCGATGCAGGGAGCTTCACCTTTCATGGTAGTCCAAGGCGTTTCCCTCGTACGAGACGGTTGTTTCGATACAAAGGTGGATGTTGAAGAGGTCATCAGGAAAATGGAGGAATGCGATGTATAG
- a CDS encoding (Fe-S)-binding protein yields the protein MAKRKPSVNTENLTAVQLMELDSCSRCGECVNWCPTYDASEQDPGLAPRDKILRWREFMNKSYGLRARLFGPKEIPEEDIEKFKDDVYKCTTCGMCATVCESAINTVELWESMRANLVKRGNGPFGKQGAFLKLIGQYKNPYMEDNKNRVNWFPKDVKVEDKAEILYFGGCTAELKQRKLALATARLLNKLGIKFTMLGEDEICCGSALIRTGQYFINDTAKVNAQKNIDNIKAKGAKTVLYACAGCYRASMIDWPRLTGQKLPFKVVHITQFLQELIEKGEIKWEKSIDKKVTYHDPCHLGRHVGVFEPPRAVLRAIPGIELVEMDRIEENQRCCGAGGGVKAGVPDLALGVASTRVEDALATKADLLSSACPFCKRNLSDGRDAIGAKQLEVEDVVVLAAQAMGIDLSDAPE from the coding sequence ATGGCAAAGCGCAAACCTTCAGTTAATACGGAGAATTTAACAGCCGTCCAGCTCATGGAACTTGACTCCTGCAGCCGCTGCGGAGAATGCGTGAACTGGTGTCCGACTTACGATGCATCGGAACAGGACCCAGGGCTTGCACCAAGAGACAAGATCCTCAGATGGAGAGAGTTCATGAACAAGTCCTACGGCCTGCGTGCAAGGCTCTTCGGACCAAAGGAGATACCGGAAGAAGACATAGAGAAGTTCAAGGATGATGTCTACAAGTGCACGACCTGCGGAATGTGCGCAACAGTGTGCGAGTCCGCCATCAACACCGTCGAACTCTGGGAATCCATGCGCGCAAACCTTGTCAAGCGCGGTAACGGTCCTTTCGGTAAGCAGGGTGCTTTCCTCAAGCTCATAGGACAGTACAAGAACCCGTACATGGAAGACAACAAGAACAGGGTCAACTGGTTCCCGAAAGACGTCAAGGTCGAGGACAAGGCAGAGATCCTCTACTTCGGAGGATGTACAGCCGAACTCAAGCAAAGGAAGCTTGCACTTGCAACAGCACGCCTGCTCAACAAGCTGGGGATCAAGTTCACAATGCTTGGCGAGGATGAGATCTGCTGCGGCTCTGCACTTATCAGGACCGGCCAGTACTTCATCAATGATACAGCAAAGGTGAACGCCCAGAAGAACATCGACAATATCAAGGCCAAGGGCGCAAAGACAGTGCTCTACGCATGCGCCGGCTGCTACAGGGCATCAATGATTGACTGGCCAAGGCTCACCGGACAGAAGCTCCCGTTCAAGGTGGTCCACATCACCCAGTTCCTGCAGGAACTCATCGAAAAGGGCGAGATCAAGTGGGAGAAGTCCATTGACAAGAAGGTCACTTACCACGACCCGTGCCACCTCGGACGCCATGTGGGAGTATTCGAGCCACCAAGGGCAGTGCTCAGGGCAATCCCTGGCATCGAACTTGTCGAAATGGACAGGATAGAAGAGAACCAGCGCTGCTGCGGAGCCGGCGGCGGTGTGAAAGCAGGTGTCCCGGACCTTGCACTCGGTGTTGCTTCAACGCGTGTTGAAGATGCACTTGCAACAAAGGCAGACCTCCTCTCAAGCGCATGTCCGTTCTGTAAGAGGAACCTCAGCGACGGAAGGGACGCCATCGGCGCAAAGCAGCTTGAAGTAGAGGATGTCGTAGTTCTTGCTGCCCAGGCAATGGGAATAGACCTCAGCGATGCACCAGAGTGA
- a CDS encoding disulfide reductase: protein MEYFAGVSDALRLTFVQVMIMANLSIGIFIIGMYINLKKWGMGSTGYGQQPSGSILAFPRMLVQQMSEHAHVHNQSVLETFVLDILFQRRILRRSPLRWFMHFTIFAGWMILFVMSLAMFLVEMIYMIGEEVGYAHSLPAFMSPEVFREILSVPNDIFSYILLTGIIIAIYRRLFVAKVRESTIAYDSILLIGLTVITISGFVADGIRTGRFWSLGIDDTTLAPPMALFHVVISLLFCIAYIPFSKYIHMIAIPLALLANKGGE, encoded by the coding sequence ATGGAGTACTTTGCAGGCGTATCTGACGCCTTAAGACTTACATTCGTGCAGGTTATGATAATGGCTAACCTGTCTATTGGTATTTTTATTATAGGAATGTATATAAACCTGAAAAAATGGGGGATGGGTTCCACAGGCTATGGACAGCAGCCTTCCGGAAGCATCCTTGCATTCCCCAGAATGCTTGTCCAGCAGATGAGCGAACATGCACATGTGCATAATCAATCAGTCTTGGAAACCTTTGTACTTGACATCCTCTTCCAGAGAAGGATATTGAGGAGAAGCCCGCTAAGATGGTTCATGCACTTCACAATATTCGCAGGATGGATGATTCTTTTTGTAATGTCCCTTGCGATGTTCCTTGTGGAAATGATATACATGATTGGTGAGGAAGTAGGATATGCACATTCCCTTCCGGCATTCATGAGCCCAGAAGTGTTCAGGGAAATTCTCTCAGTTCCAAACGACATATTCAGCTACATCCTGCTCACAGGTATAATAATAGCAATATACAGGAGACTGTTCGTTGCCAAGGTAAGGGAATCGACCATTGCTTATGATTCGATCCTTCTCATAGGTCTTACAGTGATCACAATATCAGGATTCGTTGCAGACGGTATCAGAACGGGAAGATTCTGGAGCCTTGGTATCGACGACACTACCCTTGCACCGCCCATGGCCCTGTTCCACGTGGTAATCTCACTGCTCTTCTGTATCGCATATATACCATTCAGCAAATACATACACATGATAGCAATACCGCTTGCACTCCTTGCGAACAAAGGAGGAGAGTAA